In Gossypium hirsutum isolate 1008001.06 chromosome A10, Gossypium_hirsutum_v2.1, whole genome shotgun sequence, the DNA window TACCTAAGCTACAACTTTATTTGGTTACAAAACTAAATGACATTGGGTTGAAGAGTCAAAAGAACATCCTAATGGGAAGGAAAAGATGAAACACCAAGAAGTTGCCTTGTAACAAATAAGACCAACCAGATAAGATCAAAAAGCACAATTTGTTTACTTCTCTTTTCAGAACAAATTACGACTGAAGAGCCAGAAAACTTCCGTCCCTCAATGAAACAACCTAATCATATTCATACCCAAACCCACCCCATAAGGAGCATAATAAAACCACTACAAACATTCGTGAGCAGCTAATATGGAAATGGTTGtatttatttatacttttaaaataatatgaagaattttatatataatattcttttacaTGATCATCATTTCAGCACTTCATATTTATATTCGTAAATCATAATAGAGAGAATACAAGCTAAAAGAAGCAAATGAAATATGTTTGGCCAGCAGAGAATACCAGTGCATCGATGATCAAAGTCCTCTAGCCAACATTTTCTCATAATTTTCAATGGACTCAAGCCTCTGGAGCAGAAGCTGGTGCCTGAATTTCTGGATGAAGGCCTCCGCACTTTCGTTTATGTCGACGGATGGCTTTTTCTCCAGCTTATTAGTGGCAGCACCAGCAGCTGACTTTTTCTCTGTCACGTTGGACCTGACGCCTCTATTATCTTTCAAATGATCACCATTAACATTAGGGTCTGCAATTTTGGAGCTGTGGTAGGGTTGAGGCATGGAGCTCTTCTTCATTGTAATCTTCaagttgcttttttttttttttgcttgatgAAGAGGGTGATGGTATGCCATGCTCAGAGGTTACCACCCCGTATTTAAAGCCAAAAAGTCAAATAAAAGACGATTTATTTTTATTACGCCGAGATTCCATCTTACATTATTTTTGATGCATGGGCACGccattttagaattttcaaaactttttttaatatatatatgctaatTAAGCAGTAAGAAGATATACAGTGGATTGGATTGGGTAAGATTaacctaattttatttttatttatccaaattttaattttaggaaacccgttttataattaaatttaaatattttttatcatttcaataaaatttcaattttagtttgAATTATCAAAAACACTAAACGTGAACCAATTGGATTCATCGTACCCATTTCAACACATCTCGACGAAAAGTTTTGGAAATTGTCACCTTGGTGAAGCCATGCACTTTTAACAAAAAATCGAGGTTCATAAAATCTCAGAATGCCCCGGTCGAGTGTAAATTAttgtttaataatatattttatttaaatataattagaaaatatataaatatttatataaaaataattgccaaatattttaatattttatagatAATGATACAAGCTCAAAATAGAAATGAATTTGTTTTCgaatggaatttttttgaaaaagttagataCTGAggggatttttttaaataataagtatGGAACAATTATGATAATGGCTCGTCTcaactaaataaaattattgtatatttataacaattaaaaagataaaaatgtaataatgtattataaaaaaattatatattttttgtttaaatatttttaaaagaattatgtttaaatatttaattacttgattttaaaatactaaagataactaaaaaataaaaattcaagctGGGGCGAAAAGAGATGCATCCAACATTCATGAAGATTTagattttagttaaaataattaagttgaaattttaaaaattttggtatattagGTCAAAACCCtatcatattaataatttatataaaatataaagaattaaaaatatatttatattcatatttattattttacaaaaataatgaaattttaatgttttttaatcgAAATAGTGTATAATTAACTTgtaatattaatttattcatataTGTAAAATAACCAATGAAgtctataaattataaatttttttaaaaaaaaaaaggaagactAAATAAGAAGTGAACTTTTATCATGTCAGTCTCGTAGATAAATAAAAAGCAAATTATTGCGTAACAAAATCTTAATCAGAAATGAATGTTATATTAATcatgtttaaatatatatttcatcccGTGGGCATTTGAATGGAAAACACAACATATAATTTACCCACACGCATTCCAGCCGACACATCAAATTAAACTTACACCTTAAGAATATGAACATGCTTTTCTATACATCAATTAGTAGAAGTTTATGGCATCTATGCCTAACTGCCTAATCATTTGCATTGTAGATTCAGTgtatgcaaaaataaataaaagaggaagAATTGTAAGATATTAAAGTGGTATGGGTTTAAATTATGAGAAAGGACAAGCTGTAATCCATATGGGGTGCCCTAAACTCTAGGGTACGACTATTTAAATTGGTGTCGCCCATGTTAGGATTTTAGTTTTATTCCATATAATTTGCTCTTTGCCACTCACACCTATCCACAATctatcatttcttttatttaaaatatcatttttaattttagagatAGGGAAATAATTGTGTCACCTTGCTGTAGTTGATTGAATTATAGGTAAAGGGTCATATTTTATCACTTCACATTAATTTTAAGTTTCATCccaacatttttattaaaatattataggtgtctatattttatttgttaatttttttatataattatttaattttatcttttttggtcaTCCAATTATCTtgaacattttaatatttttatttttatattaactcgtgataataaaaaaaatagttacttTTTCATATTCAATAATATCTACTATAGTTTACACTTtacaaaattgtattttgaaaagATTATGTTTTCAATTACTTGAATGGTTtggaataaatttattattatttggaaatAAATTTGTTTATCTTAAAAATGATAGATCCCTACCTTAAGGAATCaatcatttttaatttacttGCACTTTTATTGTTAggctttgtttatttatttaatttgcttCTATTTCTAGTATGATGAGATGGATTCCTAAAAATAGGAGATTAAACATTTCCTTTGCTTTGTTTTAGCTTGGAATCGATTCCCTTGTTCAAGgaaaatatttttacttaaaagtCCTAAGAAATTCTTTAAGTGAAAATGGTTTACATTACTCTTTCAAAAGCCTAAGCCATAAGGTTAGATTGAATCGAATTACAACTCTCTATATATATTTGGTGAATTATAATAACAGAGTAAAACCCAAACAATCAACGTAACTAATGCGACCCAAACTCAAGTCACACCTGGAGCGTGAATACCTTTAACCATTATGCCATCACATAGAATTCTACATAACCTCTTGTATTTATTGTTTACTTTTTTAAGTTATTTCTCGTACTTAACTCTACAAACTcaagtaatttttattattaatttgatatGAAATGGTAATGGAAGGAGGTGGGTAGGATGAAGTTGGATTTGATTAGAGCAGCTACATCTACATTATATACGAATCAAACTTTTAGAGCATTAATTGACCAGAAACCCACTAGAAATTTCAAGGGATGACCTTAGCTTATGATTTAGACACATATTCCTGTTTTACCGaaagaaaatgacaaaattgaAAGGGAGATGCGTATTAAAGATTAATACAATTACATTAATATTCTCATCTTCCAAATTAGGTCCATCTTCTCAAGTCGCCCTAACTCCACTCAGAAATAGAAACCCTAAAAGCAAAGACGAAAACCAAGTGGCAAACAGGACGTTTCTCCTTCATTTTACTTATATTTGATTCTATTGATTTCGATTCCGCTCCTATACACTATATATTAATGTGATTTACTCTTCcaatcatttttaattaaaaaagtctcattcaaaaataaattaagtaatacAAGTTAAATCTTCTAGAGAGTTCAGTCactttatttgaatagttagaagGATGGAAATGTCTAGAATGTACAATGCTACACATGCATTTGCAAGGAAAATGCTTACTTTAATTAATATGAATGATTGAACTAGTTACATCTTTGACATAATATCATTTCTCCTCGATTCATCaaactttgtaattaaaaaaaaactcaataaagtTCGAGCTTGCGGCTTCCCTAAAATATAGTCTCGTTAAAGCATTGAATTACATAAGATGGATTCATAAATTCCCAaaagatatattaaaaaaaattattaacacttGAATCAGTCATCACTTTGATTTAACGATTATTCCGTCTAATCTCCTTAAGTTGACTCTAATAGCACTTATAAATTGACATCTACCACTCTACCCTCTATACCTAAGAGATAGAAAGAATGATGGTTGGGACTCATGCCATATAGACCTTCCTTTATAAGAAGACATGAGACTAGATACATAGTTTACACTTTGCTCATATACAACCTTAGCACCTCCAAACCATCACCCTTAGTGTCTTTTTGCACCACCTATAATATGACTTATCTTTGTTTTAACGACTCTCTTCACCTCTTACGATGTAAACCATTACCTTTGTATTGTTTTACATTTTGTATAACTTAATTgttataacaaaaattaattttttttataaatattttaccaATCTTATAACattctataaattttttttcccttttaattttcaTAGATAATGATCTAGGATTCTAGAAAATCACTtgcatatttaaatcatgaatattttatgcttataataatttttttaaacatagaTTCATTCTATTTTGCCTTCATACTGGCTATAACAATTAAGCTATATAAAGTATAAGACAATACAAGGGTGATAGTTTACACCGTAAAACGTGCCAATAGTCACTAAAATGAAGGTGGTTCGCACTGTAGATGGTGTGGAAAGACATTAGGGGTGATGGTTTGGAGGTGTTGAAGTTGTATCTGAATAGAGTGTAGGCTATGTATTTAGTCTCATGTTTTTTTGTGAGTGTCTTTGCCTTGGTGCTAAAAGTGGTATTTATAGAAAAATGTCGGCTTGGTGTTGGTTCCAGCCATAAAGCATTCTATCTCCTAAGAACAAAAGGTAGAGTGACGGATGTCAGCCTTGAGGCACTATTGGAATCAACTTAAATGGACTATACGGAGCAATCATCATATCCGAGAGATGATGGATTGACGAGTGTTGACATGAAATCTTCTGGGCATATCTTTCGGAATCATGTAGGATGCCTTATGTGACACAACACTTTGGCAACGCTATTCTCCTAGTGAGACTGTAAGGCTTAGCTTTGTTGAGTTTTCCTTTAATCACAAGGTTTAGTGATTCAACAATGGGTGATATAGCGAGGGTataacaatattattattaagtCATTAATTGAGTTAGTCTAACAAGTTAATGACATATCAActtgaccaaaaattttataaattattgttttaaaaaataaatgttattataagaataattttcacttttttatatttttatataaaaccaataaaaacaaaataaatctaaaacatcTCACGCATTTTAAGACTTGAACATAAGATACCAAAGTCTCCAAAACATCAACCTTTACCATTTTAACCAAAGTCTAATTGAATTTTTACATCATTTttctataaatatatttttatacaaattttcaCTAAAATCATAGCATTACATgctttatttataatatttaaaattcttttattataatattcGAATGATCAAAATAGTTTGATATatgtattaattttaattataatatttaaaaaatatttttgtccCCTCCTTAATCTAGAGGAAAGATAATTTGATGAATAGGGAAAATTAtcagtaaaaaaattaataaattaatttgtgtacgttagatcaaagaataAATTAGTCCTTCCATTAAAAATGCTATCAATTTCCATCCCTAAGTGATGACATGATTGATAGAGCAAATAAGCAACAATACATGgtgtcgaaaccctttttttttttaaattgaaaacaaaacgGGGATCGACGTTTTAAAACcaaaaatgtggagtcgccaccaatcttttccgtttaggtgtgattggatcaccaaggagcttggtcattttaataaaatattttggtttactaaaacaacgattttggtctacaaaatttgagaaaacgggttcgggagtcggttacgtatgaggaaggattagcaccttcattacgcccaaaatt includes these proteins:
- the LOC107914815 gene encoding uncharacterized protein, with product MAYHHPLHQAKKKKSNLKITMKKSSMPQPYHSSKIADPNVNGDHLKDNRGVRSNVTEKKSAAGAATNKLEKKPSVDINESAEAFIQKFRHQLLLQRLESIENYEKMLARGL